In Enterobacter sp. 638, a single window of DNA contains:
- the bamE gene encoding outer membrane protein assembly factor BamE, with protein sequence MRCKTLTAVAAVLLMLTAGCSTLERVVYRPDINQGNYLTPNDVSKVRVGMTQQQVAYALGTPMMSDPFGTNTWFYVFRQQPGHEGVTQQTLTLTFNSSGVLTNIDNKPALTKE encoded by the coding sequence ATGCGCTGTAAAACGCTGACCGCTGTCGCAGCGGTTCTTCTGATGTTGACCGCAGGTTGTTCCACTCTGGAGCGAGTGGTTTACCGTCCTGACATCAACCAGGGGAACTACCTCACACCTAACGATGTGTCTAAAGTTCGTGTCGGTATGACACAACAGCAGGTCGCTTATGCATTGGGAACCCCGATGATGTCCGATCCATTCGGCACCAATACCTGGTTCTACGTTTTCCGCCAGCAGCCTGGTCATGAAGGCGTAACGCAGCAGACGCTCACGCTGACCTTCAACAGCAGCGGTGTGTTAACGAACATTGATAACAAACCTGCTCTCACCAAAGAGTAA
- a CDS encoding RnfH family protein — MSRKIAVEVAYALPEKQYLQQVKLDEGATVEEAIRASGLLELRRDIDLAKNKVGIYSRPVKLGDVVNDGDRVEIYRPLIADPKELRRQRAEKAGK; from the coding sequence GTGTCGCGTAAGATCGCTGTCGAAGTCGCTTACGCATTACCTGAAAAGCAGTATCTGCAGCAGGTAAAATTGGACGAGGGCGCAACCGTTGAGGAAGCGATCCGAGCATCGGGTTTGCTAGAGCTTCGTCGCGACATTGACCTGGCTAAGAATAAAGTCGGTATTTACAGCCGACCCGTTAAGCTCGGCGATGTGGTGAATGATGGGGATCGCGTTGAGATTTATCGTCCGCTGATTGCTGATCCAAAAGAGCTGCGTCGTCAGCGTGCGGAGAAGGCAGGAAAGTAG
- a CDS encoding type II toxin-antitoxin system RatA family toxin codes for MPQISRTALVPFSVEQMYQLVNDVKSYPQFIPGCTGSRVLEAGPTQMTAAVDVSKAGISKTFTTRNTLTDNQSILMHLVDGPFKKLMGGWKFTPLSADACRIEFHLDFEFTNKLIELAFGRIFKELAANMVQAFTVRAKEVYSVA; via the coding sequence ATGCCTCAGATTAGCCGTACTGCGCTTGTTCCGTTCAGCGTGGAGCAAATGTACCAATTAGTGAACGACGTTAAGTCCTATCCACAGTTTATTCCGGGATGTACCGGAAGCCGAGTGCTGGAGGCCGGTCCGACTCAGATGACGGCGGCAGTAGACGTCTCGAAAGCGGGGATCAGTAAAACGTTTACCACCCGTAACACGTTGACGGACAACCAGAGCATTTTGATGCATCTGGTCGATGGCCCTTTCAAAAAACTGATGGGTGGCTGGAAATTTACGCCACTGAGTGCTGACGCGTGTCGCATCGAATTCCATTTGGACTTTGAATTTACCAATAAGCTGATTGAACTGGCGTTTGGCCGGATTTTCAAGGAGCTGGCTGCGAATATGGTTCAGGCGTTTACTGTCCGCGCGAAAGAGGTTTACAGTGTCGCGTAA
- the smpB gene encoding SsrA-binding protein SmpB, with the protein MTKKKVHKPGSATIALNKRARHEYFIEEEFEAGLSLQGWEVKSLRAGKANISDSYVILIDGEAFLFGANFTPLAVASSHYVCDPIRTRKLLLNQRELESLFGRINREGYTVVALSLYWKNAWCKVKIGVAKGKKQHDKRSDLKDREWQVDKARIMKHAGR; encoded by the coding sequence ATGACGAAGAAAAAAGTACATAAACCTGGCTCGGCCACCATTGCGCTCAACAAGCGTGCCCGCCATGAATATTTCATTGAAGAAGAATTCGAAGCTGGTCTCTCCTTACAGGGCTGGGAAGTTAAATCCCTGCGTGCGGGGAAAGCCAATATCAGCGACAGCTATGTGATCCTGATTGATGGCGAAGCCTTCCTGTTCGGCGCGAACTTCACGCCGCTGGCTGTCGCCTCTTCCCACTACGTTTGCGATCCGATTCGCACCCGTAAACTGCTGCTGAATCAGCGCGAGCTGGAATCCCTTTTCGGGCGTATCAACCGTGAAGGTTACACCGTCGTTGCGCTCTCGCTGTACTGGAAGAACGCCTGGTGCAAAGTCAAAATTGGCGTTGCGAAAGGTAAGAAACAGCATGACAAACGTTCAGATCTGAAAGATCGCGAATGGCAGGTCGATAAAGCACGAATCATGAAACATGCAGGGCGTTAA
- a CDS encoding integrase domain-containing protein, which translates to MARITRPLTNNEILKAKPREKDFTLHDGDGLFLLVKTSGKKLWRFRYQRPNSTSRTNLSLGAYPALTLAAARLIRDQHLSLLAQDIDPQQQQEIVSEQRQIKLDSVFSTVAANWFQLKSKSVTPDYAKDIWRSLDKDVFPAIGEIPVQEIKARTIIEALEPIKARGALETVRRLVQRINEIMIYAVNTGLLDANPASGVGMAFERPKKQNMLTLRPEELPKLMRSIGMSNLSVPTRCLIELQLLTLVRPSEASGARWAEIDIDAKLWKIPAERMKAKREHIVPLSPQALEILEIMTPISAHREYVFPSRNDPKQPMNSQTANAAIKRIGYGGRLVAHGLRSIASTAMNEEGFNPDVIEAALAHSDKNEVRRAYNRSTYLEARRELMDWWGSAIYK; encoded by the coding sequence ATGGCGCGGATCACACGCCCCCTAACTAACAACGAAATTCTTAAAGCTAAACCTCGCGAAAAAGACTTTACCCTCCATGATGGGGACGGCTTGTTCTTACTCGTCAAAACCTCTGGTAAAAAACTCTGGCGTTTTCGCTACCAGCGACCAAACAGCACCAGCCGTACAAATCTCAGCCTTGGCGCATATCCTGCCCTTACGCTTGCAGCAGCCCGTCTGATACGCGATCAGCATTTGTCTCTCTTAGCACAGGACATAGATCCTCAGCAGCAACAAGAAATAGTCTCAGAACAGCGCCAAATAAAGCTGGACAGCGTTTTCTCTACAGTTGCCGCCAATTGGTTCCAGCTAAAGAGCAAAAGCGTAACACCGGATTATGCAAAAGACATTTGGCGCTCATTAGATAAAGACGTGTTCCCTGCTATTGGCGAGATACCAGTTCAAGAGATCAAAGCCAGAACTATTATTGAAGCGCTTGAGCCTATCAAAGCGCGTGGAGCACTGGAAACAGTTCGTCGTCTTGTACAGCGTATCAATGAGATTATGATTTATGCGGTAAATACCGGCTTGCTTGATGCCAACCCAGCGTCAGGGGTTGGAATGGCTTTTGAGAGACCCAAGAAGCAAAATATGCTTACGCTTCGACCAGAAGAATTGCCCAAGCTGATGCGTTCAATAGGCATGTCAAATCTGTCTGTTCCAACTCGCTGCCTAATCGAATTGCAGCTCCTCACCCTTGTTCGCCCTTCAGAAGCTTCTGGTGCTCGATGGGCAGAGATTGATATCGATGCAAAGCTTTGGAAAATCCCAGCAGAACGGATGAAAGCGAAGCGTGAACACATTGTACCTTTATCTCCTCAGGCGTTAGAGATTCTAGAGATTATGACGCCTATCAGTGCGCATCGCGAGTATGTGTTTCCAAGCAGGAATGATCCAAAGCAACCCATGAATAGCCAGACGGCTAATGCGGCTATAAAGCGTATTGGCTATGGAGGCCGTCTAGTTGCACATGGTCTTCGTTCTATCGCAAGTACAGCGATGAATGAGGAAGGATTTAATCCTGATGTTATTGAAGCGGCATTAGCCCATAGTGATAAAAATGAAGTTCGTCGAGCATATAATAGATCTACATACCTTGAAGCACGGAGAGAACTAATGGATTGGTGGGGTTCAGCCATATACAAATAA
- a CDS encoding AAA family ATPase translates to MKISFFGVNNFRTISGGIDNNKIIFKDTNTLFIYGANNAGKSTFLKAYMFFYSNEKPMIDDFFKRDGNNSIEFELEVQLDELDKERIEAKAPKQKESYKKYLNNDYIRIKKVWRKDGAKIEDKNYTYDYSKGDNGEYDEVGYATVGLHTVFQSCLPKPVFIKAMPTEEEAKKILNEILKMMAESTLKTSDLEELKAAQDKIKELQDKMYDPELIETYQSSVNGYFNKIFGDTAICFKDQKDRVIWTENKLGRDFEIEFMKKNSQGDFDENIPSSYSSVGHGTIRTAIFTLLLMRDVAERFERRQGRKDYMVLFEEPELFLYPRMVKELRELIYQVSTEDLPYQVLCASHSSSMIDLSKPKSSIIRLVNNSSGTKSYQINDQFLKDAKGIATNDELKQEMYEVLRFNPYICESFYADEVLLIEGPTEEIISRAFLQEVPSNKTIFVLNCGTVNNIPFYQKIFSRFNIKYHVICDTDKAGIISIDQFGNAGFDSGIQKTISEQYRSDCSTMNGNIGLLRTHNVTFEPAHQDASIPDFLRFVDSGDRSKPFNANLYWKDVLKPNILHQDINKVPIIKYLNEIMAH, encoded by the coding sequence ATGAAAATATCTTTTTTTGGTGTGAATAACTTTAGAACCATTTCTGGTGGTATTGACAATAATAAAATAATTTTCAAAGATACTAATACACTTTTTATTTACGGAGCAAACAATGCTGGTAAATCAACTTTTTTAAAAGCATATATGTTTTTTTATAGTAATGAAAAACCTATGATTGATGATTTTTTTAAACGAGATGGTAATAATTCGATTGAATTTGAATTAGAAGTTCAGCTTGATGAATTAGATAAAGAAAGAATAGAAGCAAAAGCACCTAAGCAAAAGGAAAGTTATAAGAAATATTTAAATAATGATTATATAAGAATTAAGAAGGTGTGGAGAAAAGACGGAGCTAAAATAGAAGACAAAAACTATACCTATGATTATAGTAAAGGAGATAACGGTGAATATGACGAAGTTGGGTATGCAACAGTTGGTTTGCATACTGTCTTCCAATCTTGTTTACCAAAACCTGTATTTATAAAAGCAATGCCAACAGAAGAGGAGGCGAAGAAAATCCTCAATGAAATCCTAAAAATGATGGCTGAAAGTACACTTAAAACATCAGACCTTGAGGAATTAAAAGCAGCTCAAGATAAAATAAAAGAATTACAAGATAAAATGTATGATCCAGAATTAATTGAAACCTATCAGAGTTCAGTTAACGGATATTTCAATAAGATATTTGGCGATACTGCTATATGCTTCAAAGATCAAAAAGATAGGGTGATATGGACTGAGAATAAACTCGGCAGAGATTTTGAAATTGAGTTCATGAAAAAAAATAGCCAAGGGGATTTTGATGAAAACATTCCATCAAGCTATAGCAGTGTAGGTCACGGAACCATTAGGACAGCAATATTTACATTACTATTGATGAGAGATGTGGCGGAACGTTTTGAAAGAAGGCAGGGTCGTAAAGATTACATGGTTCTGTTTGAGGAGCCAGAGCTATTTCTCTATCCTAGAATGGTGAAAGAACTTCGTGAGCTGATTTATCAGGTGAGTACAGAAGACCTTCCATATCAAGTACTTTGCGCCTCGCATTCATCTTCTATGATAGATCTTTCAAAACCCAAATCTTCGATAATACGATTAGTCAATAACTCTTCCGGAACTAAATCATATCAAATTAATGATCAATTTTTGAAGGATGCTAAAGGGATTGCTACAAATGATGAGCTTAAACAAGAAATGTATGAGGTTTTAAGGTTCAACCCTTATATTTGTGAGTCATTCTATGCTGATGAGGTACTTTTGATTGAGGGACCGACAGAAGAAATAATATCTAGAGCTTTTTTACAAGAGGTCCCATCAAATAAAACTATATTTGTATTGAATTGCGGTACTGTTAATAACATTCCTTTTTATCAGAAAATCTTCTCAAGATTTAACATTAAGTATCATGTAATTTGTGATACGGACAAGGCAGGAATAATTAGCATAGATCAATTCGGCAATGCGGGTTTTGATTCTGGAATACAGAAAACAATTTCAGAACAGTATAGGAGTGACTGCTCTACAATGAACGGAAATATAGGATTGCTTCGAACTCATAATGTTACATTTGAACCAGCTCACCAGGATGCTAGTATTCCTGACTTTTTGCGATTTGTGGATAGTGGTGATAGAAGCAAACCATTTAATGCTAACTTGTACTGGAAGGATGTTTTAAAGCCAAACATCTTACATCAAGATATAAATAAAGTACCTATTATCAAGTATTTAAATGAGATAATGGCGCATTAA
- a CDS encoding phage polarity suppression protein, which produces MTTVTLQQAFEDCLNNKTAWLTRKLELAGAEQEYRELIATGDDSRTRSLQTLREIIDVKKWEMNQAAGRYIRSHENVQRISIRDRLNDFMQVHGAELAAALAPELMGYNSQNPAVTRCVMQHSVDYLREALTVWLAAGEKIHYSAQDNDILTAIGFRPDAASRDDNREKYTPAQNQNYVNKRAELSAQ; this is translated from the coding sequence GTGACCACCGTGACGCTACAGCAGGCCTTTGAAGATTGCCTGAATAACAAAACCGCCTGGCTGACCCGCAAACTGGAACTGGCCGGGGCTGAACAGGAATACCGGGAACTCATCGCCACCGGTGATGACAGCCGCACCCGGAGTCTGCAAACCCTGCGCGAAATTATCGACGTGAAAAAGTGGGAAATGAATCAGGCGGCCGGTCGCTATATTCGCTCACATGAGAACGTGCAGCGCATCAGCATCCGTGACCGGCTGAATGATTTTATGCAGGTGCACGGCGCAGAGCTGGCCGCCGCGCTTGCGCCTGAATTAATGGGATATAACAGCCAGAATCCCGCCGTCACACGCTGCGTGATGCAGCATTCAGTCGATTACCTGCGTGAGGCGCTGACGGTGTGGCTGGCCGCCGGTGAAAAAATTCATTATTCCGCACAGGATAATGACATTTTAACGGCCATCGGATTCAGGCCTGACGCGGCTTCACGGGATGATAATCGTGAGAAATATACACCCGCACAAAACCAGAATTACGTGAATAAACGTGCAGAACTGTCCGCGCAGTAG
- a CDS encoding ogr/Delta-like zinc finger family protein, which produces MMHCPFCKKAAHTRTSRYLSDNVKQRYHQCINIECSATFRSIESIEEIIRSPLESFKPQTVPDIPMSPRMVKGCYSSPFRHNQEKRS; this is translated from the coding sequence ATGATGCACTGCCCGTTCTGCAAAAAAGCGGCGCATACGCGCACAAGCCGGTATCTCTCGGATAACGTCAAACAACGCTATCACCAGTGCATCAATATCGAATGCTCAGCCACTTTTCGTAGCATCGAGTCGATTGAAGAAATTATCCGGTCACCTTTAGAAAGCTTTAAACCTCAGACCGTGCCGGATATCCCGATGTCGCCTCGTATGGTAAAGGGCTGTTACAGCTCACCGTTCCGCCATAATCAGGAGAAACGCTCGTGA
- a CDS encoding AlpA family transcriptional regulator — MHTAFSSPSSAPVAPPMPFSDAVQERFIRLPEVLHLCGLSRSTVYDLISREAFPKQISLGGKNVAWAQSEITAWMTERIADRNRSCDA, encoded by the coding sequence ATGCACACCGCTTTTTCTTCCCCGTCTTCTGCGCCTGTCGCCCCGCCGATGCCGTTTTCTGACGCCGTTCAGGAGCGTTTTATCCGCCTGCCCGAAGTACTGCACCTGTGCGGCCTGTCACGCTCCACGGTTTATGACCTCATCAGCCGGGAGGCTTTCCCGAAACAAATCTCGCTTGGCGGTAAAAACGTGGCCTGGGCGCAGTCGGAAATCACCGCATGGATGACCGAGCGGATCGCCGACCGTAACCGGAGCTGCGACGCATGA
- a CDS encoding host cell division inhibitor Icd-like protein, with the protein MMMAVLLKAPFSGLLPFAVSRYSFPAVAKSAAGRRNPCLTMATSDAPCVFFYVCALMHPFITQWLIYHCVYRVMVAQAGQPSGWPVLIVTGIPTPVWATTHECRNSGGSCYQLTMKVALMATILTPLHPQFVFVFAAICRADRKPRICMLRTVAGDEHAARRSLVRDYILSFAGRLPVAEVHA; encoded by the coding sequence ATGATGATGGCCGTTCTTCTTAAAGCCCCTTTTTCTGGCTTGCTTCCGTTCGCCGTTTCCAGGTATAGTTTTCCCGCTGTCGCAAAATCGGCAGCCGGGCGTAGGAACCCGTGTTTAACTATGGCGACATCAGACGCGCCTTGCGTCTTTTTTTATGTCTGTGCCTTGATGCATCCATTCATTACACAATGGTTAATTTACCACTGTGTATATCGTGTAATGGTGGCTCAGGCGGGGCAGCCTTCGGGCTGGCCGGTTCTCATAGTTACCGGTATTCCTACCCCCGTCTGGGCTACCACCCATGAGTGTAGGAACTCCGGTGGTAGCTGTTACCAGCTAACTATGAAGGTTGCCCTTATGGCTACGATCCTCACCCCGTTACACCCGCAATTTGTCTTCGTGTTTGCCGCTATTTGTCGCGCAGATCGTAAACCCCGTATCTGTATGCTTCGCACCGTGGCCGGTGACGAGCACGCCGCACGCCGTTCCCTTGTTCGTGATTACATCCTCTCGTTTGCTGGCCGTCTGCCGGTGGCGGAGGTGCACGCATGA
- a CDS encoding DUF5375 domain-containing protein: protein MKKPLPPVLRAALYRRAVACAWLNLCVRQHRYPLLTLDTLEGAIAAELEGFYLRQHGEEKGRQIACALLEDLMEAGPLKAAPSLSFLGMAVMDELCARHIAAPVVH from the coding sequence ATGAAAAAGCCATTACCGCCTGTATTACGCGCCGCCCTGTATCGCCGCGCCGTGGCCTGCGCCTGGCTGAACCTGTGCGTCCGTCAGCACCGCTACCCGCTGCTCACCCTCGATACGCTGGAAGGCGCGATTGCCGCCGAGCTGGAGGGTTTTTATCTCCGCCAGCACGGCGAGGAAAAAGGTCGCCAGATTGCCTGTGCGCTGCTCGAAGATTTAATGGAAGCCGGACCACTGAAAGCTGCGCCGTCGCTGTCCTTTCTGGGGATGGCCGTCATGGATGAACTCTGCGCCCGTCATATCGCCGCGCCGGTTGTGCACTGA
- a CDS encoding primase-helicase zinc-binding domain-containing protein produces the protein MKMNVTETVKQACGHWPRILPALGVPVIKNRHQACPVCGGSDRFRFDDKEGRGTWFCNQCGAGDGLKLVEKVFGVSASEAAGKVSALTGSLPPVTEDIIAAAEAETDASRKAAATLAASLMDKARTTTGNAYLTRKGFPALECLTLTTTHKTGGVTYRAGDVIVPLQDETGARVNVQLINAEGLKRTLKGGQVKGAYHLIEGKKEAGKRLWIAEGYATALTVHHLTGETVMVALSSVNLLSLASLARQKHPACQIVLAADRDLSGNGQTKAAAAAQACEGTVALPPVFGDWNGAYMQQGADATRKAIYGAIRPAAQSPFDTMSEAEFTAMSTSEKAMRVHEHYGEALAVDANGQLLSRYEAGTWKIIPTSGFARDVAGLFQRLRAPFSSGRIASVVDTLKLIIPQQAAPARRLIGFRNGVLDTLTGVFSPHNKSHWLRTLCDVDFTPPVDGETLETHAPNFWRWLDRAASGNAEKRDVILAALFMVLANRYDWQLFLEVTGPGGSGKSILAEIATLLAGEDNATSATIETLESPRERAALIGFSLIRLPDQEKWSGDGAGLKAITGGDAVSVDPKYRDAYSAYIPAVILAVNNNPMRFTDRSGGVSRRRVIIHFPEQIAPEERDPQLKDKIARELAVIVRQLMQQFSDPMTARSLLQSQQNSDEALSIKRDADPTFDFCGYLEALPQTNGMFMGNANIIPRQPRNYLYHAYLVYMEANGYKHVLSLKMFGLGLPMMLKEYGLNYDKRHTKQGTQTNLTLRDDSNGDWLPKCDETAAT, from the coding sequence ATGAAAATGAACGTAACCGAAACTGTAAAACAGGCGTGCGGCCACTGGCCACGCATTCTGCCCGCGCTGGGTGTGCCGGTCATCAAAAACCGTCATCAGGCCTGTCCGGTGTGTGGCGGCTCTGACCGCTTTCGTTTTGACGATAAAGAGGGGCGCGGGACGTGGTTCTGCAACCAGTGCGGCGCAGGTGACGGGCTTAAGCTGGTCGAAAAAGTGTTCGGCGTGTCGGCCTCGGAGGCTGCCGGAAAGGTGAGCGCCCTGACCGGCAGTCTGCCGCCGGTTACTGAGGACATTATTGCCGCCGCTGAGGCAGAAACCGACGCCAGCCGCAAAGCCGCTGCCACGCTTGCCGCCTCGTTGATGGACAAAGCACGCACTACCACCGGCAATGCCTACCTGACCCGCAAGGGCTTTCCTGCGCTCGAATGCCTGACGCTGACTACCACGCACAAAACCGGCGGCGTGACCTACCGCGCCGGTGATGTCATCGTACCGCTGCAGGACGAGACCGGCGCACGGGTTAACGTTCAGCTTATTAACGCCGAGGGGCTTAAACGCACCCTGAAAGGGGGGCAGGTAAAAGGGGCGTATCATCTTATTGAAGGGAAAAAAGAGGCGGGAAAACGCCTGTGGATAGCGGAGGGTTACGCGACCGCGCTCACCGTGCATCACCTGACCGGTGAAACCGTCATGGTGGCGCTGTCGTCCGTGAATCTTCTTTCTCTGGCGAGCCTTGCCCGTCAGAAACACCCGGCCTGTCAGATTGTCCTCGCCGCCGACCGCGACCTCAGCGGGAACGGCCAGACCAAGGCCGCAGCGGCCGCACAGGCCTGTGAGGGCACGGTTGCCCTCCCGCCGGTATTCGGTGACTGGAATGGTGCCTATATGCAGCAGGGGGCAGACGCCACGCGCAAAGCGATTTACGGTGCCATCCGGCCAGCGGCGCAAAGCCCATTTGACACCATGAGCGAGGCGGAATTTACCGCCATGAGTACCAGCGAAAAGGCAATGCGGGTGCATGAACATTACGGCGAAGCGCTAGCCGTTGATGCGAACGGCCAGCTCCTGTCCCGGTATGAGGCCGGGACATGGAAAATTATCCCGACGTCAGGTTTTGCGCGCGACGTGGCCGGGTTGTTCCAGCGACTGCGCGCCCCGTTCTCGTCGGGAAGAATTGCCTCGGTGGTCGATACCCTGAAACTGATTATTCCGCAGCAGGCCGCCCCGGCACGTCGTCTGATTGGTTTTCGCAATGGCGTGCTCGATACCCTCACCGGCGTGTTCAGTCCGCACAACAAATCGCACTGGCTGCGCACCCTGTGCGACGTGGACTTTACCCCGCCCGTGGACGGCGAAACGCTGGAAACCCACGCGCCGAATTTCTGGCGCTGGCTCGATCGTGCGGCCAGTGGGAACGCTGAAAAGCGCGACGTCATTCTCGCTGCGCTGTTTATGGTGCTGGCTAACCGCTACGACTGGCAACTCTTCCTCGAAGTCACCGGTCCCGGCGGGAGCGGCAAAAGCATTCTGGCCGAAATTGCGACCCTGCTTGCGGGGGAAGATAACGCCACGTCAGCCACCATCGAGACGCTGGAATCACCACGTGAGCGTGCGGCGCTGATTGGCTTCTCGCTGATACGCCTGCCTGACCAGGAGAAATGGAGCGGGGATGGCGCGGGACTAAAGGCCATCACCGGCGGCGATGCGGTGTCGGTCGACCCGAAATACCGTGACGCCTATTCGGCCTATATCCCGGCGGTAATTCTGGCCGTGAACAATAACCCGATGCGCTTCACCGACCGCAGCGGCGGCGTGTCACGTCGCCGGGTCATTATTCATTTCCCGGAGCAAATCGCCCCGGAGGAGCGCGATCCGCAGCTTAAGGACAAAATCGCACGCGAGCTGGCCGTCATCGTGCGCCAGCTTATGCAGCAGTTCAGCGACCCGATGACGGCGCGCTCCCTGCTTCAGTCGCAGCAGAACTCCGACGAGGCACTCAGTATCAAGCGCGATGCCGATCCGACGTTCGATTTTTGCGGCTATCTGGAGGCGCTGCCGCAGACGAACGGGATGTTTATGGGGAACGCCAATATCATCCCGCGACAGCCTCGTAATTATCTCTATCACGCCTATCTGGTCTATATGGAGGCCAACGGTTACAAGCATGTGCTGAGCCTGAAAATGTTCGGGCTGGGGCTGCCGATGATGCTGAAAGAGTACGGGCTGAACTATGACAAGCGGCACACCAAACAGGGCACGCAAACCAACCTGACGCTCAGGGATGACAGCAACGGCGACTGGCTGCCGAAGTGCGACGAAACCGCAGCGACATAA
- a CDS encoding PA4780 family RIO1-like protein kinase, with protein MKIPNRIQPLIDDGLVDDVLQRLKSGKEADVYTVLCGDKIQCAKVYKEASQRSFKQAVHYQEGRKVRNTRNSRAMQKGSKFGRKQQEETWQMAEVDALFRLANAGVRVPQPYMCIDGVLLMELVTDAEGMVAPRLSDVTLTEESAVADFHTMIRNIVRMLCVGIVHGDLSEFNVLLDAQGPVIIDLPQAVDAAANNHAESMFERDVGNITAYYGQFAPQLLQTRYAKEIWALYEDGKLTPESPLTGLFVEELQDVDMGSLMDEIIAAEDEYYDRQRAAQERDDQ; from the coding sequence ATGAAAATTCCAAACAGAATCCAACCCCTGATCGATGACGGCCTGGTAGACGATGTACTTCAGCGCCTGAAAAGTGGCAAAGAAGCCGACGTTTACACTGTCTTGTGCGGCGACAAAATCCAGTGTGCCAAAGTGTACAAAGAAGCCTCGCAGCGCAGCTTTAAGCAGGCGGTGCACTATCAGGAAGGGCGTAAAGTCCGTAACACGCGTAATTCGCGCGCCATGCAAAAAGGCTCAAAGTTCGGGCGTAAGCAACAAGAAGAGACCTGGCAAATGGCCGAGGTCGATGCACTGTTCCGTCTCGCGAACGCCGGGGTGCGTGTCCCGCAGCCCTATATGTGTATCGATGGCGTGTTATTGATGGAGCTGGTGACTGATGCAGAAGGCATGGTAGCTCCGCGCCTTAGCGATGTGACGTTAACGGAAGAAAGCGCCGTTGCCGATTTCCACACGATGATCCGCAACATCGTTCGCATGTTATGCGTTGGCATCGTACACGGCGACTTATCAGAATTTAACGTGTTACTGGATGCCCAAGGCCCGGTGATTATCGACCTTCCGCAGGCCGTCGACGCCGCCGCGAACAACCACGCTGAGTCCATGTTTGAACGTGATGTGGGCAACATCACAGCCTACTACGGTCAGTTCGCCCCGCAACTATTGCAAACACGTTATGCGAAAGAGATTTGGGCGTTGTATGAAGATGGGAAGTTAACCCCGGAATCTCCGCTGACCGGTCTCTTTGTTGAAGAGCTTCAGGATGTGGATATGGGTTCACTGATGGATGAAATCATTGCCGCAGAAGATGAGTACTACGATCGTCAGCGCGCAGCCCAGGAACGTGACGACCAATAA